The Rhizophagus irregularis chromosome 2, complete sequence genome contains a region encoding:
- a CDS encoding Cilia- and flagella-associated protein 20: protein MDDKNIKRRFRASNFQSSTRVKPYICTMPLRMDEGWNQIQFNLADFTRRAFSTNYVETLRVQIHANCRLRRVYFADRVYAEDELPPEMKLWLPEEKEDEEQNQK, encoded by the exons ATggatgataaaaatatcaaaagaagATTCAGAGCTTCAAATTTtcag tCATCTACACGGGTTAAACCTTATATTTGCACCATGCCTTTAAGAATGGATGAAGGTTGGAATCAAATTCAATTCAACTTGGCAGATTTTACACGTCGTGCATTTAGTACAAATTACGTAGAAACTTTGAGAGTACAAATACATGCGAATTGCAGATTGAGAAGAGTTTATTTTGCTGATAGAGTTTATGCTGAAGATGAGTTACCACCCGAGATGAAGTTATGGTTACCTGAAGAAAAGGAAGATGAagaacaaaatcaaaaataa
- a CDS encoding H(+)-transporting V1 sector ATPase subunit F: MAQLASFKDRNFIAVIGDEDSVTGLLLAGIGHVNGPKKNFLVVDSKTPISKIEDAFIEFTKNKEIAIILINQHVANDIRQLLDDHDQAFPTVLEIPSKDHPYDPEKDSVLKRVQRLFGE, encoded by the exons ATGGCACAATTAGCTTCTTTTAAAGATCGTAACTTTATAGCCGTTATCGGTGATGAG gatTCTGTAACAGGTCTTTTGTTGGCTGGCATTGGTCATGTTAATGGTCCCAAAAAGAATTTTCTCGTTGTCGATTCAA AAACGCCAATCTCAAAGATAGAAGATGCTTTTATTGAGTTTacaaaaaacaaagaaattgcAATTATTCTAATCAATCAACAT GTCGCTAATGATATTCGTCAGCTTTTAGATGATCACGATCAAGCTTTCCCAACAGTACTTGAAATTCCATCTAAAGATCATCCTTACG ATCCTGAGAAGGATAGTGTTCTTAAACGTGTACAACGTCTTTTTggagaataa
- a CDS encoding 40S ribosomal protein eS4, whose product MARGPRKHLKRLNAPKHWMLDKLTGTYAPRPSPGPHKLRECLPLVIFLRNRLKYALTSKDVQSILMQRLVKVDGKVRTDSTYPAGFMDVISIERNGENFRLIYDTKGRFTVHRITADEAKYKLAKVKKVQVGSKAIPYIVTHDGRTIRYPDPLIKVNDTIRFDFETNKITEFIKFEVGNIAMITGGRNMGRVGIITHRERHVGGFDIVHIKDSVDRQFATRLINVFVIGEGNKPWISLPKGKGVKLTIAEERDRRRALKE is encoded by the exons ATG GCTCGCGGACCAAGGAAACATTTGAAACGACTTAATGCTCCAAAACATTGGATGTTGGATAAACTCACGGGGACTTAT GCCCCAAGACCGTCTCCTGGTCCTCATAAGCTCCGTGAGTGTCTACCTCTTGTTATTTTTTTGAGGAACCGCCTCAAGTATGCCCTTACCAGTAAAGATGTCCAAAGTATTTTGATGCAACGTCTTGTGAAGGTTGATGGCAAAGTTCGAACCGATTCAACATACCCTGCCGGTTTTATGG aTGTTATTTCGATCGAAAGAAATGGCGAAAACTTTAGATTAATTTATGATACAAAAGGTCGATTTACTGTTCACAGAATTACTGCGGATGAAGCTAAATATAAATTAGctaaagttaaaaaagttCAAGTTGGTTCTAAGGCCATACCATACATTGTAACTCATGATGGTCGTACCATTCGTTATCCTGATCCTCTAATTAAGGTTAACGACACAATCAGATTTGATTTTGAGACTAACAAAATCAccgaatttatcaaatttgaaGTCGGAAATATAGCCATGATAACAGGTGGTAGAAATATGGGAAGAGTTGGGATTATCACGCACAG GGAACGACACGTAGGCGGCTTCGATATTGTACACATTAAAGATTCCGTTGATAGACAATTCGCCACTCGTCTTATAAATGTCTTTGTCATTGGTGAGGGCAATAAACCGTGGATTTCGTTACCAAAGGGCAAGGGTGTTAAA ctcACAATTGCTGAAGAACGTGATAG aCGTCGTGCTTTGAAAGAATAA